In Panthera tigris isolate Pti1 chromosome B1, P.tigris_Pti1_mat1.1, whole genome shotgun sequence, the sequence aagatgttcataATATATTTCCAAGTGAACATGACAATAGCAACAGGATGTAAAATTGTATGAAAAGTATGATCTAATTTAACAGCTAATGTGTATTTactatatgtgtatttttctagatatgcttATAAGTTTACACGTAtcttctcaataaattttaacagCCTTACAACATAGGTTCATGATTATTACCCCTCCTCAACAAATAATGAAACTGGGGCTTAGACAAAAAGGTTAGATAACTTGTTCCAAGTCATAGAACTAGTgtcaaaatcagaaagaaaaaaaaaacccacaagcaaGAAGGATTATGAATGATGACTTAAAGTACCTGAAATGTGGATAGCTTAGTATCTAGAGAAACGGTACAAGGCACATTATtataagataattttatattctctttcagGACCTGAAGCGATTCCTGTATAAAAAGTTACCAAGGTAAAAAATTACTCATttgatattaaataaattttgcatAATATATGATTGATTATGTAgcgttttgtttcttttagactAATAGTATGGTCCTATTATGCTATTATTTACCATTTCAAATAATGCTAGGTAGCACAAGAACTGTCCTTTGAATTTGCAGATAAATACCATGAGGCCTAGAGAAGTTAATGTGACTTTCAGAGGTTAACTAGCTAGTGAATGCCAGAGGGCTGTTTCATGGATCGTGCTTTGAAGTAGTTAGAGCAATTTTAAGGAGCAAAAAACCCTGAGAGCTTGGGTTTCCTGTAGTATTACTTTTAAGAGCTACTTGCTGAGTCGGCGTAGCTCGAAAATGCTAGACGTAGGCAGCACTTCATACTTGGAAAAGTCACAAGGCTTTCCTTTCCCTGCACCCAGTCCGTTTGATGTACCACTATCAATTAGGCTCTCTGTTGAGACCGGCAAACTTCCTTTTAGATATTTCTGTGATTCAAAGGACTTTGTCCctttaattgaattaaaattcacatttagTTCGgtgtaaaataatacataaggACCTAAGAGAGAGGAATATAACTCAAGACACTCATTTTCACATTCCAGAATAATTAAATAACCTTTGAGGTGTAATGTAGCAGAATACGTGGTGAGATCCttatgttacttctttttttattctccaaatgtttgaatttaaaaagttttagatgccagtttattatttctgtcagtagataaacaaaaggaaaatatctctTGTTTGGAGTTTTGGCTGAATTGTTTGTTGTGATTTGTCTATTGTGCCTTTACTGTGATTACAGATTAGTAGAAATTAATGATATTATCTCGTGGGtttgatttatgtatatttttctatattcagGAAGACAATACTATTGAAGTGTTAAGTAATTGTTACCTTCGATTTCATGTTAATGCAGTACTTAAGTTCATTTTTACTCTCTTCCTTGCAGTACTTGCAAACTAGAAAGACAGGTGCTGCTTCTGTTCTCAACATAATGATTAGCAGGCGGTCCTAGCCTTGCACGGTAGTGCAGGGCCATAAAAATGACCATACAAGCTGAgacagtgttgtttttttgttttgttttgtcttgtttttttttaaatttattttgaaatagacagagacagtacaagtgagggaggggcagagagcgagagggagagagagaatcccaagcaggtccacgCAGTCAGTagagagcctggtgcggggctcgaactgaccatgatgacctgagctgaagccaagcttaactgacttagccacacaggctcccctgccTTCCACCCCACTGAATAGTGCTTACTTCtttgcataaacattaaaatatatgaaaggtaTAACCTTAAGATAAGGAACAGGCATCTTTTCTGTACCTTGCCAAATTGGCACACTCCTTTCTAAGTTTGGATCAGCTGCCAACAGTTTTGTCCTTTGTACTATTGATGCTATGCAAAGTTTTTTTGCCAGTGTCACTTCCTCCGGGATAGTTTCATCGGTTTCATCACAACCACTTTCCTCATTTATGTCAGTAAGTGCACTTTCACAAAGTTCCTCTGGCTGTACATCTTGCGCACAAGAATGAAAGTGGCAGCATTCTTCCAGCCAGTTACTTCTAGAACTGTGTACTTTCTATTTGAATTTCACCGCCAGCACTGTCACTTCTCCTCCCTTTGCTGTATTTCATCTTTATTAGCCAGTTCcctatttcagttctttttttttttaagttagtttattttgagggcgagaaggagcgggggaggggcagagagagagggagagaatcccaagcaggctctatactgacagcatagagcagggcaggggcagaaggagagggaggcacagaatctgaagcaggcttcaggctgtcagcacagcacagagccccatgtggggctcaaacccacgaaccgtgagatcatgacctgagccgaaaccaagagttggacacttaaccaattgagcctcccaggcactccctttttttttttcctttctttttaatgtcacaTGCTTTATTTTTAGAAGACAGGGAGATCACAAAACTCCATGCTCTACTGTCTCTGCATACACTGAGTAACAGATGTTCAGTGACCAATCACCAGCACACTCTGAAAGAAGTGATGTGACTGGTTACTGACATAATGTGCATCTGTTATTTACAAAGTTATTCACATAGTGATTTGTGTGAAGAGTTAGTGAGGTTTGTACTTTATGCAGTTATTCAATTAATAGACCATACTCCCTGAAATTTGGCCCAGGGGGATAGTGTTAGTTAATTCACCTGTGGTAACTAAAATGTGTCCATACTGAAACTGTACAAAATAATGGCCTTTTGTTCTTATCTGTATCTACTTTGTTGGAAGTTCAGCATATTGAAAGCATGCTAAAGTTGACCTGTGGGGCCGGGGGAAGTGTCACGCTGGCAACACAATATAGGAGCAGAAGCATAGTAGGTATTTGTATAAAGGGCATTTGTAAAAGTCTAATGAAAATCTTTCTGTagtgaaagaaaaaggattgggaccgtgtgttttgttttgtcccccaTAATGACCAGAGCCAGTTTACCAAGGCACTTAATGgaatatgtttttattcattttaaaattccctCCTAAATATAGttcttgaatttatattttaaaagtctaattgtgacccaaagcaggctcaggctttATGATAATCAcaacttttttgtgttttaaaataaccaaatgtTTCGTTattatatgaataaaacaaagtatgaTGTTTGGTTACTAATGcaacatttccttttttggagTAAAAATGTTTGATTAAGTTTAAGGTTTAGATGTGTGCAGAATATTTCGTAATCAAGTCCTTCGAGAAGTGTAGTGtgcctgggccacctgggtggctcagcggttaggcatccgactttggctcaggtcaggatctcctggtttgtgacttcaagcccagtgtcaggctctgtgctgacagctcagagcctggatcctgcttcggattctgtgtctccctctctctccgcccctcccctgcttgtgctctgactctctctgtctctcaataataaataaacattaaaaaaattttttttagaagtgtAGTGTGCCTATTGATACATCATACTTATTTTCAACTATTGCTAAAGTCTATTCATGTTATTCTTTGTTCACTATGTGTACAATTGGAAACACCTTTTGTATTTGTAACCtgatttctttgactattttaAGTGTGTGAGAAAGTTTTCTACTCTGTTGGGCATTATCTCTGTGaatttaaaatccattaaaaagaaagtcgttttatttctgcttcctcttttgTTGCGTTAGTTGGCATGTAAGTTAATTACCTTgaaaataggagaaaagaaaccacctgtggtgggggtgcctgggtggctcagtcagttaagccttggactttagctcaggtcatgacctcacagctccacatagggctctctgctgtcagggcagaattCTGCTGTAGATcctctggctctcccccactcatgcacgcttgcactctctctctcaaaaataaataagtatttaagaaaaaaaaagaaactacctaTGATGACACAGATACTTCTAAAcattgttttgtagttctctttacatgcttttaatttgcttattttttgagtaGACAATATATTCATAAAGTTCAAGATTCGAAAGTTAACTGGAGGACATAGTGAGAAGTTTCCTATACCTGCCCCCCAGCTACACAGTTAACCCTCTCAGAGCCACCCATCACCTTCAAAGATACTTCATGCACCtgcaaacaaacatacatataagcacatacatatttacacatacacaaaggTCTTAGTTgaggctgttataacaaaataccacatagATTGGATTTCCTGTAAATaaccaaaatttatttctcacggttctggagcctggaagtccaagattaaggtgccagcatggttggatTCTGGTGAAGGCCCTTTCCTGAGTTGCAGATTGCAGACTTCCCATATCTTCATGTGGTAGAAGGACAAGCTAGCTCTCTAGCCTTCAATAAGAGCACTCTTCCCATTTATGAGAGTTCCAGCTCCATGGCCTGACTACCTCCCaaaagccccatctccaaataccgtCACACTGGGAATGgagtttcaacatgtgaattttgggggtgACACAAACGTTCAGTGTATTgcaaacatatacatacacgtgTCATTACATAATTTGTTGCTTCCTGTATAcactgtttaaaacttttttcatttaacgATGTACCTTTGAGTTCAGTCCTTCCCGGTAAATTTAAAGAgctgtttctttgttctgaatGGCTgcagagtattccattgtatgtgtgtcataatttatttaacttgtcCTTCTTGACGACAGTTAGGTTTCCGACCTTTTCCTATTTCAACTGATGTTGCTATTGAAAAATGTACAGACTAGTGTCTGTGTGTGCAAATATCtgtggtatatatttttatgtaacttAGTTTTTAACTAAGAAGAATTTGTTTTATACGTTAACTTCATAGAGCACATTTTAATCCGTAGGTAATTTCAGGAttgaatgataataaaaaaataataccagtgAATGTTTATACACAGTTTTTCCATCATTCCTGTTTTTAACATGAGGTTCATAAATGGTggtatttataacattttctcaaattttaataacACTTCTCTGACTTAAAAGTTTTTGCCAGTgggatctttaaaatttaatttcaggggcgcctgggtggctcagttggttaagcatccaacttcagctcaggtcatgatctcacggtgtgtgaattcaagccctatgtcaggctccgcgtgaacagctcagagccgggagcttgcttcagattctgtgtccctctctgtctgccctcccccacttgtgctctctctttctcactctctgtcgaaaataaacattaaaaaatttaatttcagtatcttaatacaaatatttctcatttctaaGTTAAAACATTAAGGTTAACACAATAAGGAATGGATAATGTGGATTATAGTAGGAGCACTGAACATTTCTGAGTAGCAGTCTTCGGATACTATAAGATAGGTATAGGGCTAAAAGTTggagaatgttttcccattttaatttttaacactttaGTTTTGTGCTCTAGGAATTCTCTAATGATTTGTTACTTAAACTACAGTAATAAATGGTCAGTGTGCACAAATGACACTCTGatgttaattaataataatatttttgcaTGTTAACTATGTACTAGCTTCTACTTTACATGCatggttttattaaattttatgataGCCAAATAAGTACAGTTATTCCCATTTTCATATTGTTAATGGAGGCTCACAGAGGTTTCATAGCTGTCCCCGAGTAGCACGAATAGTAAATGTAGAAGAGCCTAGACTGGACTGTATGGTTATAGTCTGGACCATTTCTCCACTGTTTCTTATGTAGGCATAGCTGAAAAGATTTCTATGTGATCTTCATTGTTTCCATCCTGTTCCTTCAGCCTGAATGATGAGCTTTCTGTCCCTCATCTCTCGACTAGTGCCTTAACATCTCAGCTTAATCACCTGTCTCAGGGAAACCTTCCCTGACCCACTTGCCTAATCAACCCACCTTTTATAGACTCTCATACCCCACAGATATCTTAATGGCACTTGATACCATTGTCGTTTAACGTTTGTTAGCATGAGATTATTTGATTGATAGTCTCCCTCCTAGATTGTAAGCTTTGTGAAAGCAGTGACTATTTCTGTATCATGGTATAAATATCAAGTGCCCCAAATACTAGGCACTTGatatggagggagagaaagagaaaaatctttttgtCGCTGTAGCCACTACTCCTGATAAACGCCGTCATACTTTCATAAATAGTGAAAGGATAATTAGCAATTTTAACGGAGAGTTACATTGTTTTAGATCTTTATCAGTAAATTACATAAAGTTTTAAGATTATAAGCATGTCAGTAATACTTTCATTCAATTTATTCAGTACTCTTATTCAGATGTATAGGTGCTTATGAGATCAATAACAGAGTTTACATAGTTTTTcagaaatatacatgaaaatcCCCATAATGACTTTGAGGTACATGTTTTGAGAAGATGAAATGTTTCATaatcttttaacttctttttttttttgtttctagtgTTGAAGGGCTCCATGCTATCGTTGTGTCAGATAGAGATGGAGTGCCTGTTATTAAAGGTAAAACTGTGCACCCCACCAGTGTCACATTTGCTTTCGAGTAAAAACGTATTTATGTCTCAGTAGTGCAGAAGGCAAGCATAGAAAAGCTATTGCAGTACTTTCAGGAGATGGTCTTGGTTGGGGGGCGGAAATGTTTGCTTTTGAATGTTGAAGGCTGGGTTGGAGCTTATGACTTAACTACATGTTGAATATATTGTGTTACCATCCAGAGTTTAAGCATGGGTTTATCACAAGCCCAGTTTTTTCTTGAAGACATTTGTAGTATAATGTAAATCATTGGTAAATGTAAGTGCTGAGACTGTGCACATATGCAGTGGGATATATTATACGTACACACTACCCCCAACACTTTTTAATCAGTGTTGCTAGTGGTTTGGGGATAAACTTCATACATTTGAATCAACatacattgattgttttgtttactctttgtggattttctgcctttttactagaaataaaatattgtttaaactTTTACCTTCACAATTATGTTATTTAACCAGACTAACAAGACTTGTTCACCTAAGGAAGAGcttgttaacaacaacaacaaaaaaaaaacagcaaatgttttgcctatttttcagctttttaaaaaagtatatatgatGTCACTGAGTCAGTATGTATTAAGACCATTTTTACTACTTCTTTCTTATCAGATGGATGGTCATAGTTCATAGGGATGCTATAATAGCCTTAccaaagaaagattaaataatgttCTGTATATTGTTTGCAATTTATTTTCCACCCGAGGTTATTATATATGTCAGATAATTTTAGactttagaaagaaattttaaaaatcacctaattttagttcttttgttttgtaaacAAAGATGGTCAAGGGCAAAGTTGCACATGAGTCAGTGAGAAGATAATAATAGAACCCATTATCTTCTGATGTGTGGGTCAGTGTGCTTTCTAACCCACCATAAAACATAGGGGTCATGGGCAAATAAGGCACCTGCCTTTTTCTTTACTCAGTTCTGTAGCAAGAGCTTTAAACGAAATCAAAATAATCTCGGATTTTCCAGCTCTCGTGTTCTTTCTTAGGATCTCTGTGTTAAAGCCTTAAGCTCTGAACTTACTGGTACAACTGACTTCATTCAggcttttaaatgaatgaaagaaacttGAAACCGATGACCAGCTGCAAAATTGTCAATATCTATAAGTGATACTGCTATGGGTTTTAtgaaagcaaagatttttttgaaattttttggaCTATTCTAGCTTGGCTCTTGGTTAGCCAGAATATTCAGTTTATTAATAAACACACCGATCTGTGTTTTAgagtagaaattaagaaaatatagacgtttagtattctttaaaaaaacttgtgAGAATCAGCATTTCTGCCTTTAGCTATTGATCACTCAATTTCTGACTGAGAAATTTATCTCGCCTAAATTGTAAGACCCGATTAGTGATAGGATTTTCAATATTGTGAAGCATAAAAGCCCTTGTGCTTgatatttttactgatttatgtttaaaaaaacaaagtgcaGTGAACTTCTCTGTATCCTGTCCACTGcgtaatttttatgtaaatcatttgtatttccagTGGCCAATGATAATGCTCCAGAACATGCTTTGAGACCTGGTTTCTTATCTACTTTTGCCCTGGCAACAGATCAAGGGAGCAAACTTggactttcaaaaaataaaagtatcatcTGTTACTATAACACCTACCAGGTAGGTTcataattattgaatgaatggctTGCTGCTTTCAACTATTATTatgtcttttatataaaatagctTATGTTACTctaaattttagttttgaaatgGATGCCATTAGCCTTCAAATTCGTTATGTTGAATTGTAgtagttttctttacattttacatcAGGAATTAATTAATATGGAAAAgtaattaaaagttttattaataaaGTACATTATCCTAAAAAAGGAAGTCAGGCCACTGTTACCTCCAGTAGATGGTGCCCTTAGCTTAACAAATATGATTTCTCAAATGACatactttttttgttattgtgacagataaaaagttttccttttttggtcaCATGATAAGTTATTTGTTAACTGCTGCTAATTCCTTCATTtgatttggaatatatatatataatatgtgaggTTATTAGGAAAGAATTTAGTTGCTATATACCTCTTGATCTCTGGCTGCGTTTTCTTCTTTAGAGTAAATTAGTAGCTTCTCCTTTAGAGCAGAGTTTCCCAGGGTATGATTCATGTGCTGCTTGATGTTACACaagtgatattttttattttagaagttaacatattttaatgtgtaaTAGGCAAAAGACGACCAACCCTTTTGACCTTTAATTTCACCGATAAGGATTAGGTTAAAGCTAATTTTAGGGGGgggtttggtgttttgttttgttttgtcttgagagagagagacagagcgcatgcACGCGCATGCTCAAGTGagtgatgggcagagagaatcccacgaggggcactgagagagagagaagcggggctcctAAAGCgtggcttgagctcacgaaccaagagataagggcctgagctgaagtcagatgtttaaccaactgactgagcaccccaggcacccagaaactaagtttttttttaaataatagtcgatttaaacttaatttaaattagtttaaattagggacacctggggggctcagtcggttgaacgtccgacttcggctcaggtcatgatcttacagtttgtgggttggagccccgcgtctggctgacagctcagagcctggactctgcttcagattctgtgtctccttctctctctgcccctcccctgctcacactttgtctcactctgtttctcaaaaataaataaatgtaaaaaaaaattaatttaatagtGGTACACAGGAAGCAGAAAAATCTTGATAGTATAACTACTTAAATGAGAAATACTGACTTTATTTAGCCATTTAATTATCAGATATTTGTGGAGCCCCTGCCATGTAATAATTGACATGCTGCTGGGTGTTTAAAGACAGATGAGGATGACACAGTCCCACTTGAAAAACTTAGGCTAAGTAATGTTAATATCTCTCAGAGATAATCGGAAGTCTTTTACGGAAATACTTGTTTTCAGCTTTCATATTACATGATGTTACATAGTACCTTACACgttggtcatttaaaaatttttgaaagatggtcgcctgggtggctcagtcggttaagcggtcgacttcagctcaggtcatgatctcacagttcatgacttcaagccccgcatcaggctctgtgctgacagctcagagccaggggcctgtttcggattctgtgtctcctctctctctgcccctcccctgctcatgctctgtctctctctgtctcaaaaataaaaaaaaaacatttaaaaaattaaataaaaaaaaaagaaatagtaattggtcaggtaatttaaaaaatgaggttaaacaaaataatcatataaaatatgcatatatactgTCATgaagtgtatatttatttatactgtcATTAAATAAATGCCTCAGTTGAATCCATCACAAAGatcagggactcctgggtgactgggtggttcagtccgttaagccattgacttcagctcaggtcatggtctcgcggtccgtgagtttgagccctgcatcgggctctgtgctgacggctcggagcctggagcctgcttcggattctgtgtctccctctctgtctctgtccctcccctgctcacactctgtctctctctgtctcttaaaaatggataaatgttaataaataaaaatttttgaaagattaaaatgtCTCGTTTGAgtagcatccttttttttttttttttaagtttatttaattatttttgagagcgagagagcacaagtgggaggggggcagagggagagagggagacacagaatccaaagcaggctccaggttctgtgctaacagcagagagcctgacgcagggcttgaactcacgaaccatgagtccgacgcttaactgactgagccccagctGCCCCTTGAATAACATCTTAATTTAGAGCTTACTTTCTTTTTAGGTGGTTCAATTCAATCGTTTACCTTTGGTGGTGAGTTTCATAGCCAGCAGCAATGCCAATACAGGTgtgtattaaattaaattaataatagcttttaatttcttttttttttttaatcttttttaatgtttatttttgacagggagacagagcatgagtgggggaggggcagacaggggggcacagaatctgaagcaggttccaggctctgaactgtcagcacagagcccagtgcagggctcgaactcacggaccaaaagatcatgacctgagccgaagtcagacgctcagctgactaagccacccaggcg encodes:
- the LAMTOR3 gene encoding ragulator complex protein LAMTOR3, which encodes MADDLKRFLYKKLPSVEGLHAIVVSDRDGVPVIKVANDNAPEHALRPGFLSTFALATDQGSKLGLSKNKSIICYYNTYQVVQFNRLPLVVSFIASSNANTGLIVSLEKELAPLFEELRQVVEVS